One Alligator mississippiensis isolate rAllMis1 chromosome 12, rAllMis1, whole genome shotgun sequence DNA window includes the following coding sequences:
- the RPUSD3 gene encoding mitochondrial mRNA pseudouridine synthase RPUSD3 — protein sequence MADRTGNGAQPVCAAGGPDSMVAPGARPAPPGGPRACAGPKMAAPRAAARLVLRAGGRARPAPAPAGARLLCACPRKYEAVRGKARGATRAETEALRAAAGPLSAEQALRLLEASVVHREGALVALSKPVGLPVAGGAGAGAGGLTSRPAAGSPGQLSLEALLPQLSQRLALSPELHIVRAPGKESSGLVLLSTCHATTQRLQEFFVRARRTGRPPATYCAVTVGVPADSQGEIRTGLKLAQVGDARLVVPVAAPSQGSVARKEVKKTRTCYTVLGSAHGCSLLQLQPVTAFSSQLLVHLTLLLCPALGDHVYSPRVGAVLGQSFLLPAESTPPCTQVLPKQVLDRLRLTQQQVHLLPLHLHLHQLQLPAVVLAAPPPPFFLRTLHCLGLPTHLEPQGGCRQ from the exons ATGGCGGACCGGACCGGAAACGGCGCGCAGCCTGTCTGCGCCGCCGGAGGCCCCGACTCTATGGTCGCTCCGGGCGCTCGGCCGGCTCCTCCCGGCGGCCCCCGCGCATGcgccggtcccaagatggcggcGCCCAGAGCGGCCGCCCGGCTCGTGCTGCGGGCGGGGGGCAGAGCCcggcccgcccccgcccccgccgggGCCCGCCTCCTGTGTGCCTGCCCCCGCAAGTACGAGGCGGTGCGGGGGAAAGCGCGGGGCGCGACCCGGGCTGAGACCGAGGCGCTGAGGGCCGCGGCCGGGCCCTTGAGCGCGGAGCAGGCGCTGCGGTTGTTGGAGGCCTCGGTCGTCCACCGCGAAG GAGCGCTCGTGGCCCTCAGCAAGCCGGTGGGGCTGCCCGTGGCaggaggggccggggccggggccgggggcctGACCTCGCGCCCTGCTGCGGGCAGCCCGGGGCAGCTGAGCCTGGAGGCGCTGCTGCCGCAGCTGAGCCAGCGCCTGGCCCTGTCGCCCGAGCTCCACATCGTCAGAGCCCCCGGGAA GGAGAGCTCCGGCCTCGTGCTCCTCTCCACCTGCCACGCCACCACGCAGCGGCTCCAGGAGTTCTTCGTGCGGGCCCGGCGGACGGGGCGCCCTCCTGCCACGTACTG tgctgtcACGGTCGGGGTCCCCGCTGACTCCCAGGGGGAAATCCGCACAGGGCTGAAGCTGGCGCAGGTCGGGGATGCGCGGCTG GTGGTGCCGGTGGCGGCGCCGTCCCAGGGCAGCGTGGCGAGGAAGGAGGTGAAGAAAACCCGGACGTGCTACACTGTGCTGGGCTCTGCGCACGGCTGCTCCCTCCTGCAACTCCAGCCAGTGACAG CCTTCTCTAGCCAGCTCCTGGTGCACCTGACGCTGCTGCTGTGCCCCGCGCTGGGTGACCACGTGTACTCGCCCCGGGTGGGCGCAGTCCTGGGGCAGTCCTTCCTGCTGCCAGCAGAGAGCACGCCTCCCTGCACACAG GTCCTGCCTAAGCAGGTGCTTGACAGGCTGCGCCTCACACAGCAGCAGGTGCATCTTCTGCCCTTGCATCTCcacctgcaccagctgcagctcccgGCAGTggtcctggctgcacctcccccgCCCTTCTTCCTGAGGACGCTtcactgcctggggctgcctacACACCTGGAGCCGCAGGGTGGCTGCAGGCAGTAG
- the JAGN1 gene encoding protein jagunal homolog 1: protein MASRAGPRAAGTDGSDFRHRERVAEHYQMSAALKAEVRKLTYVHVALWALLAAQAVAAHLKLVAHERVAVPYRWQYPYLLSILPSLLGLLAFPRNNISYLVLSMISAGLFSVAPLIYGSMEMFPVAQQLYRHGKAYRFIFGFSAVSVMYLVVLVAAQVHGWQLYYSKKLLDSWFASTQDRKKK from the exons ATGGCCTCCCGCGCCGGCCCCCGCGCCGCGGGCACCGACGGCAGCGACTTCCGGCACCGCGAGCGCGTGGCCGAGCACTACCAGATGAG CGCGGCGCTGAAGGCGGAGGTGCGGAAGCTGACGTACGTGCACGTGGCGCTGTGGGCGCTGCTGGCGGCGCAGGCGGTGGCGGCGCACCTGAAGCTGGTGGCGCACGAGCGCGTGGCCGTGCCGTACCGCTGGCAGTACCCGTACCTGCTGAGCATCCTGCCCTCGCTGCTGGGCCTGCTCGCCTTCCCGCGCAACAACATCAGCTACCTGGTGCTGTCCATGATCAGCGCCGGGCTCTTCTCGGTGGCGCCGCTCATCTACGGCAGCATGGAGATGTTCCCCGTGGCGCAGCAGCTCTACCGCCACGGCAAGGCCTACCGCTTCATCTTCGGCTTCTCCGCCGTCTCCGTCATGTAcctggtggtgctggtggccGCGCAGGTGCACGGCTGGCAGCTCTACTACAGCAAGAAGCTGCTGGACTCCTGGTTCGCCAGCACGCAggacaggaagaagaagtga